The Streptomyces achromogenes genome window below encodes:
- a CDS encoding restriction endonuclease subunit S has protein sequence MSDWQQISLGGLEAPVRGKVAVPPQGSRASGSDGYPLRPLGELMCLDIQRTPMKPATTYRLAGVLNAGKGVVAKGELDGEDTEYAAMNVLRADQVVMRKLTAWEGPITVVPAEFDGFVVSNEFPTFTLGPELLPAWMRHVCGSPRLWAEMKNRVSGTVQRRKRLNPEQLLQIQLPIPPREVQVRIVEMLDAVDDQIAALHAESAALEGLLESLRSDLPETDHQPIGDVLLGIDSGKSVQAGGEASAEDEYRILKLSAVQCGWFKPSEAKTVTEVAAFSPGHVVKNGDLLITRANTPERVGFVAIARNVPEGTFMPDLIWRLRVDESRVRTGYLEHALSSRELRTSISGTAGGTSKSMVKINKRGFGAVRVPIPSLPEQGEYVQRCDAVAEGIRATRAEGARLRQARSGLLSGLLDRTIEIESVDLGV, from the coding sequence ATGAGTGACTGGCAGCAGATCAGCCTCGGCGGCCTGGAGGCTCCCGTGCGCGGCAAGGTAGCCGTCCCGCCGCAGGGATCGAGGGCTTCGGGGAGTGACGGTTATCCGCTTCGTCCGCTCGGGGAACTGATGTGCCTCGACATCCAGCGCACACCGATGAAGCCTGCAACTACCTACCGCCTAGCCGGGGTCCTGAATGCAGGGAAGGGGGTTGTCGCCAAAGGCGAACTCGACGGCGAGGATACGGAGTACGCAGCAATGAACGTGCTGCGTGCTGACCAGGTTGTGATGCGCAAACTCACTGCGTGGGAAGGCCCGATTACCGTAGTACCTGCCGAGTTCGACGGATTCGTCGTCAGTAACGAGTTCCCAACGTTCACGCTTGGCCCAGAACTGCTGCCCGCCTGGATGAGGCACGTCTGTGGATCACCGCGACTGTGGGCAGAGATGAAGAACCGCGTGAGCGGGACAGTTCAACGGCGCAAGCGCCTCAACCCAGAGCAACTCTTGCAGATCCAACTGCCGATCCCACCCCGTGAGGTACAAGTGCGGATCGTCGAGATGCTCGACGCAGTTGATGACCAAATTGCCGCGCTGCACGCTGAATCCGCGGCGTTGGAGGGGCTTCTGGAGTCGCTGCGCTCGGACTTGCCGGAGACAGATCATCAACCCATCGGCGACGTACTGCTAGGAATTGACAGCGGAAAGAGCGTCCAGGCTGGGGGAGAAGCCTCCGCTGAGGACGAGTACCGAATCCTGAAACTCAGTGCAGTGCAGTGTGGTTGGTTCAAACCCTCTGAGGCCAAGACCGTTACGGAGGTCGCCGCGTTCTCGCCTGGTCATGTGGTGAAGAACGGGGACCTGCTCATCACACGGGCCAACACGCCGGAGCGCGTTGGCTTCGTTGCGATCGCAAGGAACGTGCCGGAGGGGACGTTCATGCCTGACCTGATCTGGCGTCTTCGTGTGGACGAGTCTCGCGTTCGTACGGGCTATCTAGAGCACGCTTTGTCATCGCGCGAACTGCGGACCAGCATCTCCGGTACTGCCGGTGGAACGAGTAAGTCGATGGTCAAGATCAATAAGCGCGGTTTCGGTGCTGTTCGAGTGCCCATTCCCTCGCTTCCAGAGCAGGGTGAGTACGTCCAGAGGTGCGACGCTGTGGCCGAAGGGATCAGGGCAACTCGTGCTGAGGGGGCCCGTCTTCGTCAGGCCCGGTCGGGGCTGCTGTCGGGATTGCTGGACCGCACCATCGAGATTGAGTCTGTCGACCTGGGGGTCTGA